The Syngnathus typhle isolate RoL2023-S1 ecotype Sweden linkage group LG11, RoL_Styp_1.0, whole genome shotgun sequence genome contains a region encoding:
- the camkvb gene encoding caM kinase-like vesicle-associated protein isoform X2, whose amino-acid sequence MLWLSKVVHRKSQEFLCTETTKVYDMVTFFQRTTRRSGVAMPFGCLTIGEKKDYHSPSEVTDKYDMGQIVKSEEFCEVFRAKDKNTMRMYTCKKFLKKDGRKVRKTAKNEILILKMVKHPNILQLVDVFETKKEYYIFLELATGREVFDWILDQGYYSERDTSNVVRQVLEAVAYLHSLQIVHRNLKLENLVYYNRLKHSKIVISDFHLAKLENGLIKDPCGTPEYLAPEVVGRQRYGRPVDCWATGVIMYILLSGNPPFYDESDEDDYENHDKNLFRKILAGDYEFDSPYWDEISDSAKSLVSRLMEVDQEQRLTAQEAINHEWISGGAASDKNIKEHVCAQIEKNFARAKWKKAVRVTTIMKRLRPTEQSNSKASSPAASAAEDPAASPEADADPSAPSPAAAAPPQTVTEINVLVPESVDGAEPPPQEAEPTSGCNGDTVAPLHGGNDAEDEQG is encoded by the exons ATGCTTTGGCTCAGCAAAGTTGTACACAGAAAGAGCCAAGAGTTTCTGTGCACGGAAACAACGAAGGTCTACGATATGGTTACGTTTTTCCAGAGAACAACGAGGAG GTCCGGAGTGGCTATGCCATTTGGCTGTTTAACAATTGGCGAAAAGAAGGATTACCACAGTCCTTCAGAAGTGACCGACAAGTATGACATGGGTCAAATTGTTAAATC GGAGGAGTTTTGTGAGGTATTCCGGGCCAAGGACAAAAACACGATGAGAATGTACACATGCAAAAAGTTCCTGAAAAAGGATGGAAGGAAGGTGCGCAAAACTGCAAAAAATGAAATCCTCATTTTAAAGAT GGTGAAGCATCCCAATATTCTCCAATTGGTCGATGTCTTCGAGACTAAAAAGGAATACTACATCTTTCTTGAACT TGCAACAGGAAGGGAAGTGTTTGACTGGATCCTGGACCAAGGCTATTACTCAGAGCGCGATACCAGCAATGTGGTGCGCCAGGTCCTGGAAGCTGTCGCTTACCTCCACTCCCTGCAAATTGTCCACAGAAATCTAAAG TTGGAGAATTTGGTTTACTACAACCGCCTGAAGCATTCTAAAATAGTCATCAGTGATTTCCATCTTGCCAAGTTGGAGAATGGATTAATCAAAGACCCCTGTGGGACACCGGAATATTTGG CTCCAGAGGTGGTTGGCAGACAGCGATATGGTCGACCTGTGGACTGTTGGGCAACAGGTGTCATCATGTACATTCT ACTATCAGGCAACCCTCCTTTCTATGATGAGAGTGATGAAGATGATTACGAAAATCATGACAAGAACCTGTTCCGAAAGATCCTCGCAGGCGATTATGAGTTTGACTCTCCATACTGGGATGAGATCTCAGATTCAg CAAAGTCTCTGGTTTCACGTCTGATGGAGGTGGATCAAGAGCAGAGACTGACAGCCCAGGAGGCTATCAACCATGAATG GATCTCCGGCGGCGCAGCGTCGGATAAAAACATCAAGGAACACGTATGCGCGCAAATTGAGAAGAACTTTGCTCGAGCCAAATGGAAG AAAGCTGTGCGGGTCACCACCATCATGAAGAGACTGAGACCAACCGAGCAAAGTAACAGCAAGGCCTCCAGTCCGGCCGCCAGCGCCGCAGAAGACCCGGCAGCATCTCCCGAGGCTGACGCAGACCCATCCGCGCCTTCACCTGCTGCTGCCGCACCACCCCAAACCGTCACGGAGATAAACGTGCTGGTTCCGGAGTCTGTGGATGGGGCGGAGCCACCGCCGCAGGAAGCAGAGCCCACGTCTGGCTGCAATGGAGATACCGTGGCTCCGCTCCATGGTGGCAATGACGCGGAGGATGAACAAGGCTag
- the camkvb gene encoding caM kinase-like vesicle-associated protein isoform X1: MLSLSIYQPHFIRTFRHDFDEKPFLSSTCTKTALRKHLKRKRSGVAMPFGCLTIGEKKDYHSPSEVTDKYDMGQIVKSEEFCEVFRAKDKNTMRMYTCKKFLKKDGRKVRKTAKNEILILKMVKHPNILQLVDVFETKKEYYIFLELATGREVFDWILDQGYYSERDTSNVVRQVLEAVAYLHSLQIVHRNLKLENLVYYNRLKHSKIVISDFHLAKLENGLIKDPCGTPEYLAPEVVGRQRYGRPVDCWATGVIMYILLSGNPPFYDESDEDDYENHDKNLFRKILAGDYEFDSPYWDEISDSAKSLVSRLMEVDQEQRLTAQEAINHEWISGGAASDKNIKEHVCAQIEKNFARAKWKKAVRVTTIMKRLRPTEQSNSKASSPAASAAEDPAASPEADADPSAPSPAAAAPPQTVTEINVLVPESVDGAEPPPQEAEPTSGCNGDTVAPLHGGNDAEDEQG, translated from the exons ATGCTGAGCCTCAGCATTTACCAGCCACATTTTATACGAACCTTTCGCCATGACTTCGATGAAAAGCCGTTCTTGTCCTCTACGTGTACGAAAACAGCACTAAGAAAACATTTGAAGCGCAAAAG GTCCGGAGTGGCTATGCCATTTGGCTGTTTAACAATTGGCGAAAAGAAGGATTACCACAGTCCTTCAGAAGTGACCGACAAGTATGACATGGGTCAAATTGTTAAATC GGAGGAGTTTTGTGAGGTATTCCGGGCCAAGGACAAAAACACGATGAGAATGTACACATGCAAAAAGTTCCTGAAAAAGGATGGAAGGAAGGTGCGCAAAACTGCAAAAAATGAAATCCTCATTTTAAAGAT GGTGAAGCATCCCAATATTCTCCAATTGGTCGATGTCTTCGAGACTAAAAAGGAATACTACATCTTTCTTGAACT TGCAACAGGAAGGGAAGTGTTTGACTGGATCCTGGACCAAGGCTATTACTCAGAGCGCGATACCAGCAATGTGGTGCGCCAGGTCCTGGAAGCTGTCGCTTACCTCCACTCCCTGCAAATTGTCCACAGAAATCTAAAG TTGGAGAATTTGGTTTACTACAACCGCCTGAAGCATTCTAAAATAGTCATCAGTGATTTCCATCTTGCCAAGTTGGAGAATGGATTAATCAAAGACCCCTGTGGGACACCGGAATATTTGG CTCCAGAGGTGGTTGGCAGACAGCGATATGGTCGACCTGTGGACTGTTGGGCAACAGGTGTCATCATGTACATTCT ACTATCAGGCAACCCTCCTTTCTATGATGAGAGTGATGAAGATGATTACGAAAATCATGACAAGAACCTGTTCCGAAAGATCCTCGCAGGCGATTATGAGTTTGACTCTCCATACTGGGATGAGATCTCAGATTCAg CAAAGTCTCTGGTTTCACGTCTGATGGAGGTGGATCAAGAGCAGAGACTGACAGCCCAGGAGGCTATCAACCATGAATG GATCTCCGGCGGCGCAGCGTCGGATAAAAACATCAAGGAACACGTATGCGCGCAAATTGAGAAGAACTTTGCTCGAGCCAAATGGAAG AAAGCTGTGCGGGTCACCACCATCATGAAGAGACTGAGACCAACCGAGCAAAGTAACAGCAAGGCCTCCAGTCCGGCCGCCAGCGCCGCAGAAGACCCGGCAGCATCTCCCGAGGCTGACGCAGACCCATCCGCGCCTTCACCTGCTGCTGCCGCACCACCCCAAACCGTCACGGAGATAAACGTGCTGGTTCCGGAGTCTGTGGATGGGGCGGAGCCACCGCCGCAGGAAGCAGAGCCCACGTCTGGCTGCAATGGAGATACCGTGGCTCCGCTCCATGGTGGCAATGACGCGGAGGATGAACAAGGCTag
- the camkvb gene encoding caM kinase-like vesicle-associated protein isoform X3, which produces MPFGCLTIGEKKDYHSPSEVTDKYDMGQIVKSEEFCEVFRAKDKNTMRMYTCKKFLKKDGRKVRKTAKNEILILKMVKHPNILQLVDVFETKKEYYIFLELATGREVFDWILDQGYYSERDTSNVVRQVLEAVAYLHSLQIVHRNLKLENLVYYNRLKHSKIVISDFHLAKLENGLIKDPCGTPEYLAPEVVGRQRYGRPVDCWATGVIMYILLSGNPPFYDESDEDDYENHDKNLFRKILAGDYEFDSPYWDEISDSAKSLVSRLMEVDQEQRLTAQEAINHEWISGGAASDKNIKEHVCAQIEKNFARAKWKKAVRVTTIMKRLRPTEQSNSKASSPAASAAEDPAASPEADADPSAPSPAAAAPPQTVTEINVLVPESVDGAEPPPQEAEPTSGCNGDTVAPLHGGNDAEDEQG; this is translated from the exons ATGCCATTTGGCTGTTTAACAATTGGCGAAAAGAAGGATTACCACAGTCCTTCAGAAGTGACCGACAAGTATGACATGGGTCAAATTGTTAAATC GGAGGAGTTTTGTGAGGTATTCCGGGCCAAGGACAAAAACACGATGAGAATGTACACATGCAAAAAGTTCCTGAAAAAGGATGGAAGGAAGGTGCGCAAAACTGCAAAAAATGAAATCCTCATTTTAAAGAT GGTGAAGCATCCCAATATTCTCCAATTGGTCGATGTCTTCGAGACTAAAAAGGAATACTACATCTTTCTTGAACT TGCAACAGGAAGGGAAGTGTTTGACTGGATCCTGGACCAAGGCTATTACTCAGAGCGCGATACCAGCAATGTGGTGCGCCAGGTCCTGGAAGCTGTCGCTTACCTCCACTCCCTGCAAATTGTCCACAGAAATCTAAAG TTGGAGAATTTGGTTTACTACAACCGCCTGAAGCATTCTAAAATAGTCATCAGTGATTTCCATCTTGCCAAGTTGGAGAATGGATTAATCAAAGACCCCTGTGGGACACCGGAATATTTGG CTCCAGAGGTGGTTGGCAGACAGCGATATGGTCGACCTGTGGACTGTTGGGCAACAGGTGTCATCATGTACATTCT ACTATCAGGCAACCCTCCTTTCTATGATGAGAGTGATGAAGATGATTACGAAAATCATGACAAGAACCTGTTCCGAAAGATCCTCGCAGGCGATTATGAGTTTGACTCTCCATACTGGGATGAGATCTCAGATTCAg CAAAGTCTCTGGTTTCACGTCTGATGGAGGTGGATCAAGAGCAGAGACTGACAGCCCAGGAGGCTATCAACCATGAATG GATCTCCGGCGGCGCAGCGTCGGATAAAAACATCAAGGAACACGTATGCGCGCAAATTGAGAAGAACTTTGCTCGAGCCAAATGGAAG AAAGCTGTGCGGGTCACCACCATCATGAAGAGACTGAGACCAACCGAGCAAAGTAACAGCAAGGCCTCCAGTCCGGCCGCCAGCGCCGCAGAAGACCCGGCAGCATCTCCCGAGGCTGACGCAGACCCATCCGCGCCTTCACCTGCTGCTGCCGCACCACCCCAAACCGTCACGGAGATAAACGTGCTGGTTCCGGAGTCTGTGGATGGGGCGGAGCCACCGCCGCAGGAAGCAGAGCCCACGTCTGGCTGCAATGGAGATACCGTGGCTCCGCTCCATGGTGGCAATGACGCGGAGGATGAACAAGGCTag